Proteins from a single region of Hordeum vulgare subsp. vulgare chromosome 6H, MorexV3_pseudomolecules_assembly, whole genome shotgun sequence:
- the LOC123405339 gene encoding uncharacterized protein LOC123405339 has translation MDVDESVDAFAGKISGMATRYAGLRSTLDDVAMVKKLLDAVPDRLYAAVAWIEQFCDVSTMLFEDALGRLKAFDERLRRRGQDGDDRGGDQLLLTMAQWRVRERQQGGVHDDVDGRSVASGNHGNRRGRCYKCGKRGHFKRDCPEWRREPVAERALLADVDVENAGLL, from the coding sequence ATGGACGTCGACGAGTCTGTGGATGCTTTTGCGGGGAAGATCAGCGGGATGGCGACGCGTTACGCGGGGCTCCGATCGACCCTGGACGACGTCGCGATGGTCAAGAAATTGCTCGACGCCGTGCCGGACCGCCTGTACGCGGCGGTGGCATGGATTGAGCAATTCTGTGACGTATCCACGATGCTCTTCGAGGACGCGTTGGGGCGGCTCAAGGCGTTCGACGAGAGGTTGCGGCGCCGTGGACAGGACGGCGACGATCGTGGCGGCGACCAATTGCTGCTGACCATGGCGCAGTGGCGGGTGCGGGAGCGGCAGCAGGGAGGAGTGCACGACGACGTCGACGGACGGAGCGTGGCGTCGGGCAACCACGGCAACCGACGCGGGCGTTGCTACAAGTGCGGCAAGCGCGGCCATTTCAAGCGGGACTGCCCCGAGTGGCGGAGGGAACCGGTGGCGGAGCGTGCGCTGTTGGCGGACGTCGACGTTGAGAATGCCGGGCTCCTCTGA